GTATGATTCCATACGGTGGAATGCGTTAAACACGATTGTCAGTTGGAATTTGTGCAAAGAGGATACCACACTTACTTGTTTACCTATGTTCCATACAGGAGGACTGAATGCCCTGAGCCTGCCTGTTTTAATGGCTGGTGGAACCGTGGTCGTATCGAAAGTGTTTGAAGCCGAGCAAGCCGTGAATGATTTAATTCAATACAACTGTACCATTGCGCTGTTTGTGCCGACGATGTATCACATGATGATCCGGACAGAAGCGTTTAGAAGGGCCACATTTGATTCAATGAACGTGTTCCTTTCTGGCGGAGCGCCATGCCCCCTCACGATCTATCGGGCTTTCCATCAGAAAGGGTTACAGTTTAAAGAAGGATACGGACTAACGGAAGCGGGTCCAAATAACTTTTTTATTCATCCTGATGAAGCGGTAAAGAAGCCTGGTTCTGTGGGAAGAGCGATGGTCTTTAATGATGTGAAAATCGTTAAGGACGATGGAGGAGAGTGTCCTGCAGGGGAAGTCGGGGAGTTGCTACTAAGGGGACAGCATGTATTTAGTTTTTATTGGAACAATCCTGAGGCTACACAAGAGTCGCTCCAAAACGGCTGGCTTCATACAGGGGATCTTGCCCGTCAGGATAAGGATGGTTTTTTTTATATAGTAGGCCGGAAGAAAGAGATGATTATTACTGGAGGGGAGAATGTCTTCCCTCTTGAAATTGAACATTGGCTGTCTTCCTTAGAAGGAGTGAATGAAGTTGCCATTGTAGGGCTTTCAGACAACAAGTGGGGGGAAGTTGTCACGGCCTTTGTATCTCTTCATTCAACAAGCAGCCTAACCGAAGAGGATTTAAGGGAGCATTGTGCGTTAAAGTTATCACGCTATAAGATTCCTAAAGCGTTCCATATCATAGATGAATTGCCCAAAACCCATGTTGGGAAGATTGACAAGAAAGCTCTTCAAGCCAATGATGTAAACCAATCCTCAAGCCATCACTCATAGAAAAACGTTTATGCTAACACCTCTAGGGGGTATCGATTTATACAAATCGAAAAAAAGAGGTGGCGAAGATGTTATCAACGATTGCTTGGATTGCTTTAGGAATTGGTTTAGTATCTTCTCTTATCATTATTGTAGACGTAATCCGTCACCCTCAAATGATGGCCATTATGAATGTCGTCTGGCCCATTAACGGGTGGTTTCTTGGCCCCTTCGCGGTCTGGACCTATTATAAATGGGGACGATTGAAGGCGAAGGATTTAGACCGCGAGGACAATCGTGGTAAGGGAGCTCAAGTGTTTATGTCGACAAGCCACTGTTCAAGTGGTTGTACATTAGGAGATGCGGTAGGAGTGCCTATTGTATTCTTTACGAGCCTTACAGTAGCAGGGTCCACGCTCCTTGCGCACTATACGGTTGAGTTTATAGCGGCCTACTTATTCGGAATCTTATTTCAGTTATTTGCGATCTACCCTATGAATCAAGAAGCGGGTATACTGGGAAATTTAAAAGATGCTGTAAAAGCAGATACATTATCATTAATTGCTTTTGAGATTGGGATGTTTGGATGGATGGCCATTGTCCATTTCGTATTATTCCAACAACCACCAAAGCCTGATCAGGCAACCTATTGGTTCATGATGCAAATTGCTATGATTTTAGGATTCCTAACGAGCTATCCTGCTAACTGGTGGCTCGTGAAAAAAGGAATCAAAGAAGCAATGTAATGAAAAAACACTCTCTTAATGGGAGTGTTTTTTAGCGTTCCTCATTTCCAAATTTTGATATAATGAAGGTATCCTACTTGAGGAGGGATGGTTATGAATCCCACGGTATCAAAGAAGCCCGTTGCTTGGTTTCGTCTCTTCTTGATTATGGGGCTAGTGTTGCTCCCGAATCTTTTAGTACAAAAATTTGAACTAGCGGGAACGGTTACGAGTGGGGCAGTATGGGGAACGGCAGTCGACTTGTTAATTGTTTTTCCTTTGGCATGCTATTTCTTCGTCTTAAGGAGACGGCCTTCGCTGATCGTTTTTGTGCCCCTGATGTTTGCTGGGCTTATGGCGCTCAATTGGATAGTTCCTGACTATGCCAGAGAGCATTTGTGGTGGATTAATCGATCGTTAATTGTTGTAGAAGCCTCCATTATCTTTATTGAACTCCTTTTGTTTATTTGGGTGATTCGCTATCTCCCGGTTATTAGAAGATCGATACGAGAAGCCCGGTCCTCTTATTATCATCTTTCCATGAGTACGGTTAAAGGGATTGAGAAAGCATTCGCTAATGTAACTGGCAGAAGGAAAACGATGCAAAGAGTGTTAGGATTCCTGATTACAGATTTGTCCGCTTTTTATTATGTGTTTGCAGGAAAACGAGAAGACGTTAAGCGATACACCACGGCTCCTGTATTCTCGTACCATAAGAACAGTGAGTACCTAGGGGTCTTTATTATGATTGTTCATGGCCTTCTGATCGAGATTATCGGGGTTCACTTCTTAGTATCTCAATGGAGCCATACAGCAGCTTGGATTGTAACCCTATTAGACATCTATGCTTTGATCTTTGTCGTGGCAGATTATCAGGCCATACGTAAATCACCCATTATTCTTGATCATAAAGGGATACACATTCAAAAAGGTTTACGGTTTTTCACCTTTATTCCTTATGAATCTATTCAAGACATTCATCAAACAACTGTAACAGCGAAAGAATGTGAAAAGGATAAGGAAGCCGTTTCCTTAACGCTCCCCTCATTAGAAACTCAACCTCCTCAATGGACCATTCAACTAGAAGAGCCCGTGGACGTTCGTCTCGTTTTTGGATTATCCAAAAAAGTAGAAAGAATTCATATTACAGTAGATGAGCCGAATTGTTTCTTAGAGATCTTCAAGAATGCTCGAGGGATTTCAGGTTCGAATGAACTAGGGGAATAACCAGCCACCTTCAAATCAGCCTTTCCTCCCTTTTGAACTGGTTTCATTAGCGGCATAAAAGGAAATGATACGTATAGACCTATTGCTCATGATTGGGGGAAGGAAAATGATTCAGTATAATAAGGGGCTTTTCTTATATAATGGGGATGCTGGGCCGGATCAAATGAATGAGAAACTCTCAGTGGCTCTTCCGGTCTTATCCCAACACGTTGAAGAACTGCGTGTAGTTCAAACGAAAAGTCCAGAGGATTTAAAGGAAAAATGTAAGGAATACGGGGAAGAAGTTGAAGTCATTTATATACTAGGAGGAGATGGGACGGTTCATGACAGCGTTAATGCCTTGGCGCAATTGGAGAATCGCCCTGTAATTGGCGTATTACCTGGAGGCACGTGTAACGATTTCACTAGAATGCTAGGCATGCCTCAGAATATAAAAGCCGCCGCCCAAGCTTTGGTGGATGGACGTGTTGCGCCAGTGGACGTTGGAGAAATTCAAAACGAAGGGTATTTCCTGAATTTCTGGGGGATTGGACTCGTGACCGATACGTCTTTAAATATAGACCCTGCTCAGAAGGACCGTTTTGGAGTTTTGAGTTATTTCATTAGTGCTGTA
The nucleotide sequence above comes from Pontibacillus chungwhensis. Encoded proteins:
- a CDS encoding class I adenylate-forming enzyme family protein yields the protein MRCELDWIKSRARLFPKDRAVVDSATRMEWTFEDINNRAEKLAAYLLEMGVKRGDRVALFAPNDISYFDFLFACMKSGAIFVPVNWRLSEEEVEYILEDATPTVVGVHDSQATLVEKKKDYVIVPITNAAYVDGLETSVKTVDQMGTESEPLAMIYTGGTTGKPKGAILTYDSIRWNALNTIVSWNLCKEDTTLTCLPMFHTGGLNALSLPVLMAGGTVVVSKVFEAEQAVNDLIQYNCTIALFVPTMYHMMIRTEAFRRATFDSMNVFLSGGAPCPLTIYRAFHQKGLQFKEGYGLTEAGPNNFFIHPDEAVKKPGSVGRAMVFNDVKIVKDDGGECPAGEVGELLLRGQHVFSFYWNNPEATQESLQNGWLHTGDLARQDKDGFFYIVGRKKEMIITGGENVFPLEIEHWLSSLEGVNEVAIVGLSDNKWGEVVTAFVSLHSTSSLTEEDLREHCALKLSRYKIPKAFHIIDELPKTHVGKIDKKALQANDVNQSSSHHS
- a CDS encoding DUF4396 domain-containing protein → MLSTIAWIALGIGLVSSLIIIVDVIRHPQMMAIMNVVWPINGWFLGPFAVWTYYKWGRLKAKDLDREDNRGKGAQVFMSTSHCSSGCTLGDAVGVPIVFFTSLTVAGSTLLAHYTVEFIAAYLFGILFQLFAIYPMNQEAGILGNLKDAVKADTLSLIAFEIGMFGWMAIVHFVLFQQPPKPDQATYWFMMQIAMILGFLTSYPANWWLVKKGIKEAM
- a CDS encoding YegS/Rv2252/BmrU family lipid kinase, producing MIQYNKGLFLYNGDAGPDQMNEKLSVALPVLSQHVEELRVVQTKSPEDLKEKCKEYGEEVEVIYILGGDGTVHDSVNALAQLENRPVIGVLPGGTCNDFTRMLGMPQNIKAAAQALVDGRVAPVDVGEIQNEGYFLNFWGIGLVTDTSLNIDPAQKDRFGVLSYFISAVKTMNASEPSRYKITIDQDDVYEEEGVMALVMNGQYIGTRYVPVPGLNVNDGKLDVLVVKNSNLSTFKELINMNQPGKDTDDLKGIFHRQASEVKIETENEQEVDTDGEIYLKTPGHIKVLPNHLRMIFHQTQQ